One genomic segment of Cerasicoccus sp. TK19100 includes these proteins:
- a CDS encoding trehalase family glycosidase has product MSSIFISEARINQVRDFIAGHWEDTVRHCPEDDGTLIGLPHPYTIPCRKGAFQELYYWDTYFTTLGLLETGFDDLALSNTRNLLAQVDRFGFVPNGNRTYYLTRSQPPYLAPLVDVVARRLNHPTLTVEAYPLIQREYAFWTTQRLSPTGLSRYGQHASRDELLTFFETIKYRLGLAHRQPEDCLTETGLALAECESGWDFNSRFDHRCPEFCPIDLNANLWLYEKLLAQWAPEEEVGQWHQKAADRQILIEKFCWNEDLQCFTDYDFAQGTPGAQPTAAAFQPLWAGLATEAQADAVVRNVLPQLEHAFGVASGVPQKQPQQWDYPNAWACVQHLVYRALARYGYHDDARRIAAKYITSVVQTFEETGDLWEKYNVIDGTHRTVEEAGYLINPENLATERPANGSAEPPAMMGWTAGVFVDAVAYLQSSENMAESNFSITL; this is encoded by the coding sequence ATGAGCTCAATTTTCATCAGTGAAGCACGCATTAACCAAGTCCGCGATTTCATCGCCGGACATTGGGAGGACACCGTGCGCCATTGCCCCGAGGACGACGGCACGCTGATCGGGCTGCCACATCCGTATACGATTCCCTGCCGTAAAGGGGCCTTCCAAGAGCTCTATTACTGGGACACCTATTTCACGACATTGGGTCTGCTCGAAACCGGTTTTGACGATTTAGCGCTAAGCAACACCCGTAATCTGCTGGCGCAGGTGGATCGCTTTGGCTTCGTCCCCAATGGTAATCGCACCTACTACCTGACACGCTCCCAGCCACCCTATCTGGCACCGCTCGTGGATGTCGTAGCCCGACGGCTGAACCACCCGACGCTCACCGTTGAAGCTTATCCGCTGATTCAGCGTGAATATGCATTCTGGACGACGCAGCGGCTCTCCCCCACCGGTCTTTCGCGCTATGGGCAACACGCCAGCCGGGACGAGTTGCTCACCTTTTTTGAAACCATCAAATACCGCCTGGGCTTGGCTCATCGCCAGCCGGAGGACTGCCTAACCGAAACCGGGCTGGCCCTCGCGGAATGCGAATCGGGCTGGGACTTTAATTCCCGCTTTGATCATCGCTGCCCGGAGTTTTGCCCGATCGACCTCAACGCCAACCTGTGGCTTTATGAAAAGCTTCTGGCGCAATGGGCTCCCGAGGAAGAGGTCGGGCAATGGCACCAAAAAGCAGCTGACCGGCAGATATTGATTGAAAAGTTTTGCTGGAACGAAGACCTCCAATGCTTCACCGACTACGACTTCGCGCAAGGCACGCCCGGCGCACAGCCAACCGCTGCCGCCTTCCAGCCACTCTGGGCCGGGTTGGCAACTGAGGCGCAGGCAGATGCCGTCGTGAGAAATGTATTGCCGCAGTTGGAGCATGCATTTGGCGTCGCAAGCGGCGTTCCGCAAAAACAGCCTCAGCAGTGGGACTATCCCAATGCGTGGGCCTGCGTTCAGCATCTGGTTTACCGCGCGCTGGCCCGCTATGGCTATCACGACGATGCCCGTCGCATTGCCGCTAAATACATAACCAGTGTCGTTCAAACCTTCGAGGAAACCGGCGACTTGTGGGAGAAATACAACGTAATCGACGGCACGCACCGCACCGTTGAAGAAGCTGGCTACCTGATCAACCCCGAGAATCTCGCAACGGAACGACCGGCCAATGGATCAGCAGAACCACCGGCCATGATGGGTTGGACTGCAGGCGTTTTCGTGGACGCCGTCGCCTACCTGCAATCCTCCGAAAACATGGCGGAAAGCAACTTTTCGATAACACTGTAA
- a CDS encoding YgfZ/GcvT domain-containing protein codes for MPTLQCHTSQPTVLAVTDEDAASYLQSQFSNDLRRSESNPVTYGLFLDRKGKVQHDAFILQRGPEDFLLISYHSDAETLQHKVEENIIADEVVIEDVSAQFRLITLWGDDDALAKISPAKNCFSQVDGALIFHSRMGGVGSLDCLIPSDIDWCPTGFSATESTADALRASRIDAGFPAIPQDIGSSDLPHEGGDLSKIAVSYTKGCYLGQEVMARLHSMGQAQRAIYRVSFASQSETGLLPVFSGERQVGSITSHVDGVGLALLKRRYVNNDAQLCIAKQDGAPVKIISEITA; via the coding sequence ATGCCGACTCTCCAGTGCCACACTTCGCAACCCACCGTCCTTGCCGTAACCGATGAGGACGCAGCCAGCTATCTCCAAAGTCAATTCTCCAACGACCTGCGCCGTAGCGAAAGCAACCCGGTAACGTACGGGCTATTCCTCGATCGCAAGGGCAAGGTGCAGCACGATGCGTTCATCCTTCAGCGGGGCCCGGAAGATTTTCTTCTGATCAGCTACCACAGTGATGCAGAAACTTTGCAACACAAAGTAGAGGAAAATATCATCGCTGACGAAGTGGTGATTGAAGACGTTTCCGCGCAGTTTCGGCTCATCACGCTATGGGGTGACGATGACGCACTGGCAAAAATTTCGCCGGCAAAAAATTGCTTTAGCCAAGTGGATGGCGCGCTTATTTTCCACAGTCGCATGGGTGGCGTGGGCAGCCTGGATTGCTTGATTCCATCGGATATCGACTGGTGCCCCACTGGATTTTCGGCAACAGAATCCACCGCAGACGCATTACGCGCATCCCGCATCGATGCAGGCTTTCCGGCGATCCCTCAGGACATCGGCAGCAGTGATTTACCACACGAAGGCGGCGACCTTTCGAAGATCGCCGTTAGCTACACCAAGGGTTGCTATCTCGGCCAGGAAGTCATGGCGCGCCTTCACTCCATGGGGCAAGCTCAGCGTGCGATCTACCGCGTAAGCTTTGCATCGCAAAGTGAAACGGGTCTGCTGCCAGTCTTTTCGGGAGAGCGTCAGGTGGGAAGTATTACCTCGCATGTAGATGGCGTTGGGCTAGCCTTACTGAAGCGACGCTACGTGAACAACGACGCCCAACTTTGCATCGCAAAGCAAGATGGTGCGCCGGTGAAAATTATTTCTGAAATCACGGCTTGA
- a CDS encoding PAS domain S-box protein, with protein sequence MAEISSIDASVRLLLVGECAEHFSPTRVAGYTCVNCPAELASVAKAVRSQRDSDWVVVAPVALFNVDGAREIFASLRKSAAILGLGEGTEQNASFTFYDALLPVTAMDVGTVTLSALAELARARRQLKKMEADFEQQVRMMDQVSMAIIGTDLSGNIKAWNNRAETMFGFESDECLGQPLSAVFQKGRSSDFNMHTLLEPLLIHDRHQFETDIRRRNGEYLPIQVSLSLEKNNHGDIVGIICCCRDISLRRRVEGERREAFQRMTFFIESMPLGFIEWDINGDILAWNQSSEQIFGYSQREAIGQSFSMLIEKSFTENARGIFNQMRERKGGVQSRNNNITRDGRVIICDWTNSALIDDKGNVVGFASIVSDVTEQIQIEEELKASRESAFAANRSKDEFLAVMSHEVRTPMNSIIGFADLLMESLEDDEQGELVNIIKANAFNLLELINNVLNYSRLEAGEVNLMQQETDLIALFHEIEEVTQAEAKEKGLTFAVEFMPETPHQVMADHSELRQVLLNLTANALKFTQRGGVVITISAKPLPGADPWSWELLFAVKDTGIGIAQADQGKLFQSFTQLDSSSTRRFGGTGLGLAICRRIVELWSGKIWAESNVDEGSTFFFTLPTTECQREGHRRNSDVPYEEIEDHRFAEIFPLQILLVSNTNATVEVVEKIMASLGYEIGIQQDGIEAISHMQDAAYDIILIDDDLSDFSSAEMLEIIKTGQAGAQNETAHLIALIEKGPQNKDSSPSVSLQVEVVNKPIIARNIRMALRKIAIGRDVAKSKH encoded by the coding sequence ATGGCCGAGATCTCATCAATCGACGCCTCGGTGCGGCTGTTGTTGGTCGGCGAGTGCGCTGAGCATTTTTCCCCAACACGAGTTGCTGGCTATACTTGCGTCAATTGCCCTGCAGAACTGGCTAGTGTTGCGAAAGCCGTTCGCAGCCAAAGGGATAGCGATTGGGTCGTGGTCGCGCCGGTTGCGCTTTTTAACGTAGATGGGGCCCGTGAAATATTTGCCTCTCTGCGAAAAAGTGCAGCGATTCTCGGTTTAGGCGAAGGAACTGAGCAAAATGCTTCATTCACTTTTTACGATGCATTATTGCCTGTAACGGCGATGGATGTGGGCACAGTCACGCTTTCGGCTTTAGCTGAGTTGGCGCGAGCACGTCGACAGTTGAAAAAGATGGAGGCGGACTTCGAGCAGCAAGTCCGGATGATGGATCAGGTGTCGATGGCTATTATTGGCACGGATCTGAGCGGTAATATCAAGGCTTGGAACAATCGCGCGGAGACGATGTTTGGCTTTGAAAGTGATGAATGTCTGGGGCAGCCGCTCAGTGCTGTTTTCCAGAAGGGCCGCTCGTCGGATTTCAACATGCACACCTTGTTGGAACCGCTGCTGATTCATGACCGCCATCAATTTGAGACAGATATCCGACGACGTAATGGCGAGTACCTGCCGATTCAAGTCTCCCTGAGCCTGGAAAAAAATAACCACGGCGACATCGTTGGCATCATTTGCTGTTGTCGGGACATCAGTTTGCGTCGTCGCGTGGAAGGCGAGCGGCGGGAAGCTTTTCAACGGATGACATTTTTCATTGAAAGCATGCCGCTGGGCTTCATTGAGTGGGATATCAATGGGGACATCCTGGCATGGAATCAGTCTTCGGAACAGATTTTCGGTTACAGTCAGCGAGAGGCAATTGGCCAGTCATTTTCAATGTTGATTGAAAAGTCCTTCACCGAAAACGCGCGTGGCATTTTTAATCAGATGCGCGAACGTAAAGGTGGAGTGCAGAGTCGCAATAACAACATAACACGCGATGGTCGGGTGATCATCTGCGACTGGACCAACTCCGCGCTCATCGATGATAAAGGCAACGTCGTTGGGTTTGCTTCGATTGTCTCTGACGTTACTGAGCAAATTCAGATCGAGGAGGAGCTAAAGGCGTCACGAGAATCCGCCTTTGCCGCGAACCGAAGTAAAGATGAATTCCTCGCGGTGATGAGCCATGAGGTGCGGACGCCAATGAACTCTATCATCGGCTTCGCTGACTTGCTCATGGAGTCACTGGAGGACGATGAGCAGGGCGAATTGGTAAACATCATTAAGGCCAATGCGTTTAACCTGCTGGAGTTGATTAATAATGTCCTGAACTACAGTCGCCTGGAGGCGGGCGAGGTCAACCTCATGCAGCAGGAGACGGATTTGATCGCGCTGTTCCATGAGATTGAGGAGGTTACACAGGCTGAAGCTAAGGAGAAGGGCTTGACGTTTGCTGTCGAGTTCATGCCGGAGACGCCGCATCAGGTCATGGCCGACCATTCGGAGTTGCGGCAGGTCTTACTCAACTTGACTGCGAATGCGTTGAAATTCACACAACGTGGGGGAGTGGTGATCACAATCAGCGCCAAGCCCTTACCGGGGGCAGATCCGTGGTCTTGGGAGCTGCTTTTCGCGGTGAAGGACACCGGAATCGGCATTGCACAGGCCGATCAGGGAAAGCTCTTCCAGTCATTCACGCAGTTGGACTCCAGCTCTACACGACGCTTCGGCGGCACGGGATTAGGGCTGGCGATTTGCCGCCGTATCGTGGAGCTTTGGTCGGGGAAGATTTGGGCAGAAAGCAATGTCGATGAAGGCTCTACGTTTTTCTTCACCCTGCCGACGACGGAGTGTCAGCGCGAAGGCCATCGCCGCAATAGCGATGTTCCATATGAGGAGATCGAGGATCATCGGTTTGCGGAAATTTTCCCTCTGCAGATACTGCTCGTGAGTAACACCAATGCGACGGTGGAAGTAGTGGAGAAGATTATGGCCAGTCTCGGCTATGAAATCGGTATTCAGCAGGACGGCATTGAAGCGATCAGCCACATGCAGGACGCTGCCTATGACATCATCTTGATCGATGATGACTTGAGTGATTTTTCGAGCGCCGAAATGCTGGAGATCATAAAGACGGGTCAAGCTGGAGCGCAGAACGAGACTGCGCACCTGATCGCTCTCATCGAGAAAGGTCCGCAGAACAAAGACTCTTCGCCGTCCGTCTCATTGCAGGTTGAGGTCGTGAACAAGCCGATCATCGCGCGCAACATTCGTATGGCGCTGCGCAAGATCGCTATTGGCCGCGACGTGGCGAAGTCCAAGCACTAA
- a CDS encoding 3-deoxy-7-phosphoheptulonate synthase, with amino-acid sequence MINTTDINIESFRELPTPEELLASIPKTDAQAEFVTEARQTIHRIIFGDDPRLLVVVGPCSIHDLEAGREYARRLVKLAEELKDRVYIVMRVYFEKPRTTVGWKGLIMDPQLDGQCDIPEGLQVARNFLREVIDIGLPTATELLDPITPQYIADLICWTAIGARTTESQTHRQMASGLSMPLGFKNSTDGSIEAAINAIKAASQQQTFLGIGANGRASAVTTRGNPNCHLVLRGGKAGPNYSADQVKAYTEQLKSKGLIPAVMVDCAHDNSGKDPAKSPEILEEAVQQILDGNHSMIGAMVESNLKHGSQKFPQPLEDLEYGVSITDPCLGWDDTEKALRAAYEKLAPRFQ; translated from the coding sequence GTGATTAACACGACCGACATCAATATCGAATCATTCCGCGAGTTGCCGACTCCGGAAGAGCTGCTCGCGTCCATTCCCAAGACCGACGCGCAGGCGGAATTCGTCACTGAGGCACGGCAGACCATTCACCGCATCATTTTTGGCGACGATCCTCGCCTGCTCGTGGTGGTGGGCCCGTGCTCGATCCATGACCTGGAGGCAGGCCGCGAGTATGCGCGCCGCCTGGTCAAGCTCGCGGAGGAGCTGAAGGATCGCGTATACATTGTCATGCGTGTCTATTTTGAAAAGCCGCGCACCACGGTTGGTTGGAAGGGCCTGATCATGGACCCGCAGCTTGATGGCCAGTGCGACATCCCTGAGGGCTTGCAAGTCGCGCGCAACTTCCTGCGTGAGGTGATCGACATCGGCCTGCCGACCGCCACGGAGCTGCTGGACCCGATTACGCCGCAATACATTGCCGACCTCATTTGCTGGACGGCGATTGGAGCGCGCACCACGGAGAGCCAGACCCACCGCCAGATGGCCTCAGGCCTCTCCATGCCGCTCGGCTTTAAAAACAGCACTGACGGCAGCATCGAAGCGGCGATTAATGCGATCAAGGCCGCCAGCCAGCAGCAGACATTCCTCGGAATCGGGGCCAATGGCCGCGCCTCCGCAGTCACCACCCGCGGTAACCCCAATTGCCACCTCGTCCTGCGTGGCGGTAAGGCGGGCCCCAACTATTCGGCGGACCAAGTCAAGGCTTACACGGAACAGTTAAAGTCCAAGGGTCTGATCCCGGCGGTCATGGTTGACTGTGCGCACGACAATAGCGGCAAAGACCCGGCCAAAAGCCCGGAAATTCTCGAAGAAGCCGTGCAGCAAATTCTCGATGGCAACCACTCAATGATTGGCGCAATGGTGGAGAGCAATCTGAAGCATGGCAGCCAGAAATTCCCGCAACCGCTCGAAGATTTGGAATACGGCGTCTCGATTACCGACCCATGCCTGGGCTGGGATGATACCGAGAAGGCTTTGCGCGCCGCCTACGAAAAGCTGGCCCCGCGCTTTCAGTAA
- a CDS encoding heparin lyase I family protein yields the protein MKYIPAILRLSLSFALSFIYANAQIIDEDFEDVSLSPFNVEVISGNISEIITPIGFSPRSGNKVHRLVWNSEFYNGNRSSKGVEGSSGFHLERITGEGWFGFSLYAPESFPTPGKAVVLGQIHAWHSSLPATNITITVGVEATGALILEGAYGNGNGGKTVTVYSTIAPSLTKGEWHDFILYCKLSRNETGILLAWYDGAPESAPTVEYTGINLGNGAWNTDEGMTHGAYVKWGQYCWDHTHYDTNETREIFYDDIAYIVGNPANAFNLVKPSDYGTGYHQPTLGDVIFNETYDTMTTGSWPTGWSVDNDSTTNVFVRETPSTADKSMQFWDGNPLGKIEAWRSIPQLTAPFNTHFSFKQTGGGSLLGEGHHMVLLSGNDAAIELLTLSGNLVYRDANGDHVLQAVPTGAWYDVDLVVDPAKGHADVYVDGVRRLSGATFQTSANYFDGILFGTSDESYTYHLYVNDIAISNLTPALHETFDELATNSRPESWTYKLDSSTNVAVREITSATDKCIQLWDGNTSGYPSLWKSFVPQSNPVTVSWEFRENGLVDGHAMKVLAGDSAAIELVTDGAGNLLYRQSGGSDIVLGAIPANTWHQVEAIINPGSDLADIYLNGTLCLQGAALRNPVSFIDRVYFSSSDTPASYHLYIDDVIVDSAEILNP from the coding sequence ATGAAATACATCCCCGCAATCCTTAGGCTTAGCTTATCGTTCGCCCTCAGTTTTATTTATGCCAATGCGCAAATTATTGATGAAGACTTTGAGGACGTCAGTCTGTCTCCTTTTAATGTAGAGGTTATCTCTGGCAATATTTCAGAGATCATCACACCAATCGGCTTCTCCCCGCGCTCTGGCAACAAAGTGCACCGCCTGGTCTGGAACTCCGAGTTCTATAACGGCAATCGCTCGAGTAAAGGCGTCGAGGGCTCCTCCGGCTTCCACTTGGAGCGCATCACGGGCGAAGGCTGGTTTGGCTTTAGCCTGTATGCGCCAGAGAGCTTTCCCACTCCGGGCAAAGCCGTTGTCTTAGGCCAGATTCATGCGTGGCACTCAAGCCTGCCCGCGACAAACATCACGATCACCGTCGGTGTTGAGGCAACGGGCGCGCTCATACTGGAGGGTGCCTATGGCAACGGAAATGGCGGCAAAACCGTTACCGTTTATTCCACGATCGCTCCCAGCCTGACCAAGGGCGAGTGGCACGATTTCATCCTCTACTGCAAACTTTCCCGCAATGAAACGGGTATTCTGCTCGCATGGTATGACGGCGCTCCTGAATCCGCGCCCACGGTCGAATACACCGGCATCAATCTCGGCAACGGTGCCTGGAACACTGACGAGGGAATGACCCACGGCGCGTATGTAAAATGGGGTCAGTATTGCTGGGACCACACTCACTATGACACTAACGAAACGCGCGAAATTTTCTACGACGACATTGCCTACATCGTCGGCAATCCCGCCAATGCCTTCAATCTGGTCAAGCCGAGCGACTACGGAACCGGCTACCATCAGCCCACCCTTGGCGATGTAATTTTCAACGAGACCTACGACACGATGACCACTGGCTCCTGGCCTACTGGTTGGAGTGTGGACAACGATTCCACGACCAATGTCTTCGTCCGCGAGACGCCCAGTACCGCTGATAAATCTATGCAGTTTTGGGACGGTAATCCGTTGGGAAAAATTGAGGCATGGCGCAGCATTCCCCAGCTCACGGCACCGTTCAACACCCACTTCAGTTTCAAACAAACTGGCGGCGGATCATTGCTTGGCGAGGGGCATCACATGGTGCTGCTCTCGGGTAACGATGCGGCGATTGAGTTGCTCACGCTCAGTGGCAATCTCGTCTATCGCGATGCCAATGGTGATCACGTGCTGCAAGCCGTTCCCACGGGAGCATGGTATGACGTCGATCTCGTCGTGGATCCGGCAAAAGGCCACGCGGATGTATATGTCGACGGTGTGCGTCGCCTTAGCGGCGCTACGTTTCAAACATCGGCAAACTACTTCGACGGCATCTTGTTTGGCACAAGCGATGAGTCCTACACCTACCACCTTTACGTGAATGACATCGCTATTTCCAACCTGACACCGGCGCTTCATGAGACCTTTGACGAATTGGCGACCAACAGCCGCCCGGAAAGCTGGACTTACAAACTGGACAGCAGCACCAATGTTGCCGTGCGTGAGATCACCAGCGCCACTGATAAATGCATTCAACTCTGGGATGGAAACACCAGCGGCTACCCAAGTCTTTGGAAAAGCTTTGTGCCGCAAAGTAATCCCGTGACCGTATCGTGGGAGTTCCGTGAAAACGGCCTTGTCGACGGACACGCCATGAAAGTGCTAGCCGGAGACAGCGCCGCGATCGAGCTCGTCACGGATGGCGCTGGTAACCTGCTTTATCGGCAATCAGGCGGCAGCGATATAGTGCTCGGTGCCATCCCGGCCAATACCTGGCATCAGGTCGAAGCGATTATCAATCCCGGCTCCGACCTGGCCGACATCTATCTTAACGGAACACTATGCCTGCAAGGTGCCGCCTTACGCAATCCGGTCAGTTTCATTGACCGTGTTTATTTTAGCTCCAGCGATACGCCGGCGAGCTATCACCTATATATCGACGATGTCATAGTCGATTCAGCGGAGATTCTTAACCCGTAA
- the galK gene encoding galactokinase, with protein MINQQFTQKFDREPAVSAQAPGRLEFIGNHTDYNGGPVLGVSVDRRISVALAPRADRQVHLWSATMDRETITNLDSITPLTGEDSWANYALGVLKELIDAGMKTPHGFDMAVDSDLPPGAGLSSSAAFELSCGYGMSALFDFELERADMARVGRRAENNFVGMPCGILDQGVSAFGDVDCLVKIDCEREEFNRLPLPQDVHFWVFNTAKKHSLVDSLYGERHRECMESVKRLQAALPNITCLAQVNSEQLEANHALLGDVLLRRARHIVGECERVRAVELALKSGDMRAVGKMLFESHDSSRINFENSIAELDLLVDELRRTDNVWGARLTGGGFGGAVMAVTNSAFDQKQAEKNVQAYQDKFGQQATFFHTQTGPGAHRTEVTA; from the coding sequence GTGATCAATCAGCAGTTTACCCAAAAATTTGACCGCGAACCAGCGGTCTCCGCTCAAGCCCCGGGCCGCCTGGAATTTATCGGGAACCACACCGACTACAATGGCGGGCCCGTGCTCGGCGTCTCCGTGGATCGGCGCATTTCCGTAGCCCTGGCACCGCGTGCCGATCGGCAAGTACACCTCTGGAGCGCCACAATGGACCGCGAAACGATCACGAATCTCGATTCGATCACCCCGCTTACCGGTGAAGACTCCTGGGCCAACTACGCTCTCGGCGTCTTGAAAGAGCTTATTGATGCCGGCATGAAAACACCTCACGGTTTCGATATGGCGGTGGATAGCGACTTGCCGCCGGGTGCCGGCCTCAGCAGCAGCGCCGCATTCGAGCTGTCCTGCGGCTATGGCATGAGCGCGCTGTTCGATTTTGAACTGGAGCGCGCCGATATGGCCCGCGTAGGCCGTCGTGCCGAAAACAACTTTGTTGGCATGCCATGCGGTATACTTGACCAAGGCGTGTCCGCCTTTGGCGACGTCGATTGCCTGGTGAAGATCGATTGCGAGCGCGAGGAATTCAACCGCCTCCCCCTCCCCCAAGACGTACACTTCTGGGTTTTTAACACCGCGAAAAAGCACTCCCTTGTAGACTCGCTGTATGGCGAGCGTCACCGCGAATGCATGGAGTCGGTCAAACGGCTGCAGGCCGCGCTACCCAACATTACCTGCCTGGCACAGGTGAATTCCGAGCAACTTGAGGCAAACCACGCTCTACTTGGCGATGTGCTGCTCCGCCGCGCACGCCACATCGTAGGTGAGTGCGAACGTGTCCGCGCCGTTGAGCTCGCGCTAAAATCCGGCGATATGCGCGCGGTCGGTAAAATGCTGTTTGAATCGCACGACAGCTCGCGCATCAACTTTGAAAACAGCATCGCCGAGCTCGACCTGCTGGTTGACGAGCTGCGCCGAACGGACAATGTCTGGGGAGCACGCCTGACGGGTGGTGGTTTTGGGGGTGCCGTAATGGCCGTGACGAATTCCGCCTTCGACCAAAAGCAGGCCGAGAAAAATGTCCAAGCCTATCAGGATAAATTCGGCCAGCAGGCTACCTTTTTCCACACCCAAACCGGGCCCGGCGCACACAGAACTGAAGTCACCGCTTAA
- a CDS encoding acetylxylan esterase translates to MQFKTTILAALLVTLSWGSVQAAKSQYTLSVNHADGIYAEGETAVFQVRRDEAAIGDSAEYRIWQNRWDTITTQPLDSQLDDQAISFAPPELGWFRCSVRLPDVKRPAAEAGVVFGTDKFQPAHPAPEDFDAFWAAQKERLAASPASPVIEPLTPEQFELEAKNPDHRNKINRIAERFTYANVEIPCLDVEPVRGYYSAPKDAAPGSSPAIILFHAAGVNGGWCRSSLVQTLSYAEKYNAIVIDINAHGMLNGQPQSYYDELAKGELKDYRYLGNQSRDDFYFLGMFLRLMRAIDFLCAQPEWDGQHLIAYGISQGGGQVIAAAGLDERVSAAVAIVPGLCDISGDASGWPGLGKVEAGTPEGDAIVNTMRYFDAVYFSARVKADMLLSVGLIDTTCPPPGIFAAYNQLPSPKRIISVPNQGHHQMSVPTAQLRREYEGFIMEHLKK, encoded by the coding sequence ATGCAATTCAAAACAACCATCCTCGCCGCCCTACTCGTCACCCTTTCGTGGGGCTCGGTTCAAGCAGCGAAGTCGCAATACACTTTAAGCGTTAACCATGCTGACGGCATTTACGCCGAGGGCGAGACCGCAGTCTTTCAGGTCCGGCGCGACGAAGCAGCCATTGGTGATAGCGCGGAATACCGCATTTGGCAAAACCGTTGGGACACCATCACCACGCAGCCGCTAGATTCCCAATTGGACGATCAAGCCATTAGCTTCGCACCGCCGGAGTTAGGGTGGTTCCGTTGCTCAGTGCGCCTGCCCGACGTGAAGCGCCCGGCTGCGGAAGCTGGCGTTGTCTTTGGCACGGATAAGTTTCAACCCGCGCATCCGGCACCAGAAGATTTCGATGCGTTCTGGGCCGCACAAAAGGAGCGTCTTGCCGCTTCGCCGGCGAGTCCGGTCATTGAGCCACTGACTCCGGAGCAATTTGAGCTGGAAGCCAAAAACCCGGACCACCGCAATAAGATCAATCGCATCGCCGAACGCTTTACCTACGCCAATGTCGAAATTCCCTGCCTCGATGTGGAACCCGTGCGCGGCTACTACAGCGCGCCAAAAGACGCCGCGCCCGGCAGTTCCCCGGCAATTATCCTATTTCACGCTGCCGGCGTCAATGGCGGTTGGTGTCGCTCCAGCCTCGTGCAAACCTTGTCCTATGCCGAAAAATACAACGCCATCGTGATCGACATCAACGCCCACGGCATGCTCAACGGACAACCGCAATCATACTACGACGAGCTCGCCAAAGGTGAGCTGAAGGACTACCGCTATCTGGGCAATCAAAGCCGTGACGATTTTTATTTCCTCGGCATGTTCCTACGCCTGATGCGTGCGATCGACTTCCTCTGCGCTCAGCCGGAGTGGGATGGCCAGCACCTGATCGCCTATGGCATCAGCCAGGGCGGTGGCCAGGTAATCGCTGCCGCCGGACTCGACGAGCGAGTGTCCGCCGCAGTTGCCATCGTGCCCGGCCTGTGTGACATCTCAGGCGATGCCTCCGGCTGGCCCGGCTTGGGCAAAGTCGAAGCCGGTACGCCCGAGGGCGACGCCATCGTCAACACGATGCGCTACTTTGACGCCGTCTACTTCAGCGCTCGCGTCAAGGCCGATATGCTCTTGTCGGTAGGCCTGATCGACACGACTTGCCCGCCGCCCGGAATTTTTGCCGCCTATAACCAACTGCCTTCACCGAAGCGCATCATCAGCGTGCCCAACCAGGGGCATCATCAAATGTCCGTTCCGACTGCCCAGCTACGTCGGGAATACGAGGGCTTCATCATGGAGCACTTGAAGAAGTGA
- a CDS encoding HU family DNA-binding protein encodes MNKAELVIEVQKNLGKDATKAAAERSVEAVLDAIKKGLKKDKTGVQLIGFGTFTVAKRAARMGVNPKTKEKIKIKASKTVKFKPGTGLKALIA; translated from the coding sequence ATGAATAAAGCAGAACTGGTCATCGAAGTACAAAAGAATCTCGGCAAGGATGCCACCAAGGCAGCAGCCGAACGCTCCGTAGAAGCAGTGCTCGATGCGATCAAGAAGGGCCTTAAGAAGGACAAGACGGGCGTTCAGCTCATCGGTTTCGGCACCTTCACTGTCGCCAAGCGCGCCGCTCGCATGGGTGTCAACCCCAAGACTAAGGAAAAGATCAAGATCAAGGCCTCCAAGACGGTCAAGTTCAAGCCCGGCACCGGCCTCAAGGCTCTGATTGCCTAA